A genomic window from Triticum urartu cultivar G1812 chromosome 7, Tu2.1, whole genome shotgun sequence includes:
- the LOC125522910 gene encoding disease resistance protein RGA5-like encodes MLDLRNTNLHELPAAILSLGNLVHLFTGSNVKYLDGIGKMQSLQTLKQIDIFLQSSNFFQELCQLKNLRKLRLKLGDDPTEVNKECMKVIASTIYELSTLSLDSLKIGSEDGIENDYSLDDSFLLEQWCPAPRSLRELIISQTILRIPDWVGSFINLQRLILIVKSDKQEDLYALGGLPTLSFLILCVKGEAESIGRLTVSGTSVFACLKVLFFYTDEHRMELVFVEGSMPKLEFLFISFSAAKTETLSYGVFISVLKTSPALGPFIVHFMALPRALIGLLRSQRLP; translated from the coding sequence ATGTTGGACCTAAGAAACACCAATCTGCATGAATTACCAGCAGCTATTCTAAGTCTTGGAAATTTGGTGCATCTATTTACTGGCAGTAATGTTAAATATCTAGATGGAATTGGCAAGATGCAATCATTGCAGACGTTGAAACAGATCGACATCTTCTTGCAATCATCCAACTTTTTTCAAGAACTTTGCCAGCTAAAGAATCTGAGGAAGCTGCGACTGAAATTAGGCGATGATCCAACAGAAGTTAACAAGGAGTGCATGAAAGTTATTGCCTCCACTATCTATGAACTAAGCACACTCAGCCTTGATTCTCTAAAGATTGGTAGTGAGGATGGTATCGAGAATGATTACTCATTAGATGACAGCTTCTTACTGGAACAGTGGTGCCCTGCTCCGCGCAGTCTCCGAGAACTTATAATTTCTCAGACCATTTTGCGCATTCCGGATTGGGTAGGATCATTCATCAACCTCCAGAGGTTAATCCTTATTGTGAAGTCAGACAAGCAGGAAGATCTCTATGCCCTTGGAGGCTTACCCACTTTGTCCTTTTTAATTCTGTGCGTAAAAGGAGAAGCAGAGTCTATAGGAAGGCTTACAGTAAGTGGTACCAGTGTATTCGCATGTCTAAAGGTGCTTTTCTTCTATACAGATGAGCATAGGATGGAGCTCGTGTTTGTAGAAGGATCCATGCCGAAGCTAGAGTTTCTCTTCATTAGTTTCAGTGCAGCTAAAACAGAGACTCTGTCTTATGGTGTTTTTATTTCGGTATTGAAAACCTCCCCTGCCTTGGGTCCCTTCATTGTACACTTCATGGCGCTACCGAGAGCACTGATCGGGTTGTTGAGGTCGCAAAGGCTGCCATAG
- the LOC125518432 gene encoding disease resistance protein RGA5-like, which translates to MEGFLVSAATGALKPVLGKLVVVLGDEYKRFKGVHSQIKFLADELMAIHAFLLKMSEVENPDAQDMAWMNEVRDLSYDIEDSLDEFMLRDDTKPYGFIEKINNLLEKTRSRSSIAKAIQDLKKQVVMVGERHARYKIGEGVSKTSNTTVDPRALAIFTDMSNLVGIDGPKHDVITLLSEEVGGKLTQQHPKVVSIVGFGGLGKTTLAHQVYEELKGEFECQAFISVLRNPDMMKILRTILSEVSKKDYASEAADEQQLIIKISNFLKDKRCYLNSILLVIF; encoded by the coding sequence ATGGAGGGGTTTCTTGTCAGTGCCGCCACGGGTGCCTTGAAACCCGTCCTGGGGAAGCTGGTCGTTGTGCTGGGCGACGAGTACAAGCGTTTCAAGGGAGTGCACAGCCAGATAAAGTTCCTCGCCGATGAACTCATGGCCATCCATGCTTTTCTGCTGAAAATGTCTGAGGTCGAGAATCCTGATGCgcaagacatggcatggatgAATGAGGTGCGGGATCTGTCCTACGACATCGAAGACAGCCTCGACGAATTCATGCTACGCGATGACACTAAGCCATATGGCTTTATTGAGAAGATCAATAATTTGTTAGAGAAGACCAGGAGTCGGAGTAGTATTGCCAAAGCAATCCAAGATTTGAAGAAGCAAGTGGTTATGGTGGGCGAGAGGCATGCAAGGTACAAGATTGGTGAGGGTGTCTCCAAGACAAGCAACACTACTGTCGACCCTAGAGCTCTTGCTATATTTACGGACATGTCAAACCTTGTCGGTATTGATGGGCCGAAGCATGATGTTATCACATTGCTTAGTGAAGAAGTTGGGGGTAAATTAACGCAACAACATCCAAAGGTGGTCTCTATTGTTGGTTTTGGTGGACTGGGTAAGACGACTCTTGCACACCAAGTATATGAAGAGTTGAAAGGGGAATTTGAATGTCAGGCTTTCATATCGGTGTTAAGAAATCCAGATATGATGAAAATTCTTAGAACTATTCTTAGTGAAGTAAGTAAGAAAGACTATGCTAGTGAAGCTGCGGATGAACAACAACTCATTATCAAGATCTCCAACTTCCTCAAAGACAAAAGGTGCTACCTCAACTCAATTTTACTCGTCATCTTCTAA